In the genome of Populus alba chromosome 11, ASM523922v2, whole genome shotgun sequence, one region contains:
- the LOC118047457 gene encoding uncharacterized protein, with protein sequence MASNLLKFHIQSFKTTNRSTQFLQHETLFPHIAFPQNHHHHHHHHHLVHSRVSFPSPLLYQSRSPALSIHSLSSSSSPPTSKEEAIVQAKTCLSTSLEKPLNNPKLAGKLKKLKQPRFQVEIPVIDDSPTSLSQLASDVFKDLPIKRRGTPVKILILWPSPTLKNRGMEAFQSYNSSKNVEHVDVSSVRKTDNRILSSAEVAVFLGPETSQLPDIKTVTDILYPRPVVIFNPKWGFGEENEFGDLSGFVGSFEVVYSFMGLEVRGILSKRKGVIFKCVRDGVVSGEKWTVLVEEEGGELKVVSRFKARPSIGEVENVLYNLMAINSPITKSARFFKDLVSNVTGRK encoded by the coding sequence ATGGCTTCCAATCTCCTCAAATTTCACATCCAATCATTCAAAACTACAAATCGTTCTACACAATTTCTTCAACATGAAACTCTCTTTCCACATATTGCTTTCCCacaaaaccaccaccaccaccaccaccaccaccaccttgtCCATTCCCGTGTTTCCTTCCCCTCACCTCTCCTTTACCAATCCAGAAGTCCCGCTCTTTCTATCCACTCCTTGTCTTCCTCCAGCTCCCCTCCTACCTCCAAAGAAGAAGCCATTGTTCAAGCCAAAACCTGTCTCTCAACCAGCCTAGAGAAGCCCCTAAACAACCCAAAACTAGCTGGCAAACTCAAGAAACTGAAGCAACCTAGATTCCAGGTAGAAATCCCAGTCATAGATGACTCGCCAACTTCTCTCTCTCAGCTTGCCTCTGATGTTTTCAAAGACCTGCCCATTAAGAGAAGAGGGACACCGGTCAAGATTTTAATCCTCTGGCCGAGTCCCACATTGAAGAACAGAGGCATGGAAGCATTTCAGTCTTACAATTCATcaaaaaatgttgagcacgtCGACGTTTCTTCAGTCAGAAAAACAGACAACAGAATTTTGAGTTCTGCCGAAGTGGCAGTGTTTCTGGGGCCAGAGACTTCACAGTTGCCTGATATCAAAACTGTTACTGATATTTTGTACCCAAGGCCAGTAGTCATATTCAACCCCAAATGGGGGTTTGGAGAGGAGAACGAGTTTGGTGATTTGAGTGGCTTTGTGGGATCCTTTGAAGTGGTGTATTCATTCATGGGGTTGGAGGTTAGAGGTATTTTGAGCAAGCGAAAAGGAGTGATTTTCAAGTGTGTCAGAGATGGGGTTGTGAGTGGTGAGAAATGGACTGTTCTtgttgaagaagaaggaggagaattGAAGGTTGTTTCAAGGTTCAAGGCCCGACCATCCATCGGTGAAGTAGAGAATGTTTTGTACAATCTGATGGCTATCAATTCGCCAATTACCAAGTCTGCTAGGTTTTTCAAGGATTTGGTGTCAAATGTAACAGGAAGAAAGtga
- the LOC140956089 gene encoding eukaryotic translation initiation factor 5B-like, producing the protein MSVEKVPVCCILGQTDCGKTKLLEYMGSYDDIKKQQNHGGRRDAFFPAKYIEERAAAAAAAEEREVDGALSINLPGLLIVDIAAVDLDSNKRLRAWLSCDLPVLVLDIAAGVDHEVIELVKLLRLFRKDFVLVLNKVDKLLGWRNCPNTPISRAVPLQRTEVQSELSSRIKQVKTALTKEGVEAVRILPTSTVSGEGVADLLVTLYDHIQKTMAEKLYYNDACTAKAGNGVVLC; encoded by the exons ATGTCTGTGGAAAAGGTTCCGGTTTGCTGTATTCTGGGTCAAACAGACTGTGGGAAAACCAAATTGTTGGAATATATGGGAAGCTATGATGATATAAAGAAGCAGCAGAATCATGGTGGCAGGAGAGACGCTTTCTTTCCAGCCAAGTACATAGAGGagagagcagcagcagcagcagcagcagaggaGAGAGAAGTGGATGGTGCTTTATCAATCAATCTCCCTGGTTTACTCATCGTTGATATCGCCGCTGTTGACTTAGATTCTAATAAGCGTCTGCGGGCTTGGCTTTCATGTGATCTTCCTGTTTTAGTTCTTGACATTGCTGCTGGGGTCGATCATGAAGTAATTGAATTAGTCAAGCTCTTGAGATTGTTTCGTAAGGATTTCGTCCTTGTATTGAATaag GTGGACAAGCTTTTAGGATGGAGAAATTGCCCCAACACTCCTATTTCAAGGGCAGTACCCCTGCAGAGGACAGAGGTGCAATCTGAGTTATCTTCAAGGATCAAACAG GTTAAAACCGCGTTAACGAAGGAAGGAGTAGAAGCTGTCAGGATTCTACCTACTAGCACAGTTAG TGGAGAAGGCGTTGCTGATCTGCTGGTGACATTGTATGATCACATCCAGAAAACCATGGCTGAGAAGCT GTACTACAACGATGCTTGCACTGCAAAGGCTGGAAATGGAGTCGTTTTGTGTTAG
- the LOC118047458 gene encoding transcription factor ILR3: MASTGNAGWVSDSYFMDDITVHDPNFSGFSWPSPSPPVQQQQHHQTLDAFAPVVTASSPNFGVEIDGSFGDCDVQKEPNSKKRSRSESCSASSSKACREKLRRDRLNDKFMELGSILDPGRAPKTDKAAILVDAVRIVTQLRGEAQKLKDSNSSLQEKIKELKAEKNELRDEKQRLKAEKEKLEQQLKTMNSQPSFMPAPPAIPAAFTTQGQAPGNKLMPFISYPGVAMWQFMPPAAVDTSQDHVLRPPVA; encoded by the exons ATGGCGTCAACGGGAAACGCCGGTTGGGTGAGTGATTCGTATTTTATGGATGATATTACAGTTCATGATCCCAATTTCTCTGGTTTCTCCTGGCCATCTCCTTCGCCCCCGGTTCAACAACAACAGCACCATCAAACCCTAGACGCTTTTGCTCCTGTTGTTACTGCTTCGTCTCCTAATTTCGG TGTGGAAATCGATGGATCGTTTGGGGATTGTGATGTGCAGAAGGAACCAAACTCCAAGAAGAG GAGTAGATCTGAATCGTGTAGTGCGTCTAGCTCCAAAGCATGCAGGGAAAAGTTGCGAAGGGATAGGCTAAATGACAA GTTTATGGAATTGGGCTCTATCTTGGATCCTGGGAGAGCTCCCAAAACGGACAAGGCTGCTATTTTGGTTGATGCTGTCCGCATTGTGACTCAGTTGCGAGGTGAAGCCCAGAAGTTGAAGGACTCAAATTCAAGTCTTCAAGAGAAGATTAAAGAGTTGAAG GCTGAGAAGAATGAGCTTCGCGATGAGAAGCAGAGGCTGAAGGCAGAGAAGGAGAAGTTGGAGCAGCAGCTGAAAACCATGAACTCACAACCCAGCTTCATGCCTGCCCCTCCTGCAATCCCTGCAGCATTCACTACTCAAGGCCAAGCACCTGGCAACAAATTAATGCCCTTCATTAGTTATCCAGGGGTTGCCATGTGGCAGTTCATGCCACCCGCTGCAGTGGACACATCGCAAGATCATGTGCTCCGCCCACCAGTTGCTTAA